A genomic segment from Yimella sp. cx-51 encodes:
- the cofD gene encoding 2-phospho-L-lactate transferase, whose amino-acid sequence MRITALAGGVGGARFLRGLRRHLDSRDDGPHDLTIIANTGDDITLFGLRVSPDVDTLLYTLGGGIHEGQGWGRADETFALQGELAAYGVEPQWFGLGDRDLGTHVARSMWLAQGQSPSQVTERLAARWGLPEQRVQLLPMTDAFVETHVVVEQDDQQQAVHFQEWWIRMQAAVPAQRFVVAGLDRASAAPGVLDAIRSADVVLLPPSNPVVSIGIILLVPGVRDALRGTSAPVVGVSPIVGGGPVRGHADACLKALDVEVSPSGVASLYRDFLDGWLVDPADAASFSGPAALTVRDLPLLMKDAASTDAIAAAALDLALTLRA is encoded by the coding sequence ATGCGCATCACAGCACTGGCCGGCGGCGTCGGCGGCGCACGGTTCCTGCGTGGCCTGCGGCGCCACCTCGACAGTCGCGACGACGGACCGCACGACCTGACGATCATCGCCAACACCGGCGACGACATCACCCTCTTCGGGCTACGCGTCAGCCCCGACGTCGACACGCTGCTCTACACCCTCGGCGGCGGCATCCACGAGGGCCAGGGATGGGGCCGCGCCGACGAGACCTTCGCACTGCAGGGCGAACTGGCCGCGTACGGCGTCGAGCCGCAGTGGTTCGGGCTGGGAGACCGTGATCTCGGCACCCACGTCGCCCGCAGCATGTGGCTCGCCCAGGGTCAGTCGCCCTCGCAGGTCACCGAACGGCTGGCGGCGCGGTGGGGCCTTCCCGAGCAACGGGTGCAGCTCCTGCCGATGACCGATGCCTTCGTCGAAACCCACGTCGTGGTCGAACAGGACGACCAGCAGCAGGCCGTGCATTTCCAGGAGTGGTGGATCCGCATGCAGGCCGCCGTGCCCGCGCAGCGCTTCGTGGTGGCCGGGCTCGACCGGGCCAGTGCCGCGCCCGGAGTGCTGGACGCGATCAGATCAGCCGACGTCGTGCTGCTCCCGCCCAGCAATCCGGTGGTCTCCATCGGCATCATCCTGCTCGTGCCTGGAGTGCGCGACGCCCTGCGCGGCACGTCGGCACCGGTCGTGGGTGTTTCACCGATCGTCGGCGGCGGCCCCGTGCGCGGCCACGCCGATGCCTGCCTGAAAGCGCTGGACGTCGAGGTCTCCCCCAGCGGTGTCGCCTCGCTCTACCGCGACTTCCTGGACGGCTGGTTGGTCGATCCGGCCGACGCCGCGTCGTTCTCCGGCCCCGCCGCACTCACCGTGCGCGATCTGCCGCTGCTGATGAAGGACGCCGCCTCCACCGACGCCATCGCAGCCGCGGCGCTCGACCTCGCGCTGACCCTGCGCGCGTGA
- a CDS encoding glycosyltransferase translates to MTLTLTSADADGSLHFLQDDGPRINVTALLVVRHGGEHLQRTLAALGGSTRKPDRLVLIDDTDERLVHGLLAEHPQVRSAFPDVSVVTVPADSTFADTVDIAVEALPEPGEDVVVPRRTRTRADKRPIRPRDRHEWLWLLHEDNVPDAAALEALIATVSRSSRIGIAGCKVHELDQRRRLVNVGLEVTRTGRHIGERMQGEFDQGQHDTRNDVLAVSSSGLLIRRDVYATLGGFDPAFDGDGDGLDLCWRAHLTGHQVVIVPGAVVHQDLSTQRAQDEHRDPDLPAPRSTRTLRRHRQVALARSSLLGLPLMSVWILVSGLVLGLAMLLVKRPRRAFSELVQATAPFGIPRIIGARSRFFGRSTARRRYLQPLFVGTAAAWTSARDSLRSAVTLQETPAEHDLVGEGTGETGPVDDDAQELAAGRRPARRLLRSPGLWVLLAALVVAGLQWRRLLGSRSFQGRSGSIVGAELRPFGTDSAGIWQLYTDRWTGAGVGGLNHPGDYLPALWPFAWLIEKIPGLHAATSGQTAVLWLLALSVPLATISAYRAGRVLTPHAWPRAVVALLWATTAVATTASAQGRLGVAVGLVLAPLAFAGVVAIARPRATATMTFATVAVSALMGLFAPLLLAFSTAAAVFVLIGASGWARLRALVVVLAPWPLLGVYGWQLLDDPRRIFAGPGNLVTGPVPDVRPWEVLLLHPGGPGSYPVLLGIPLLALAAYGLLRGRRHKLVLAAAFLGLAGLALALAAPDLVVMNGATGPRTPWRGLPLAVFALACAAIALSALPPRLLSTRADRATVHPALGALAGCSALAVAALAGWNGVVDTLRPVSQPLPSMVQSQFTGIRSVRALVLTADADGTVSYRVQGREVSKPVTDFDLPAPSGGNLTAVAVGDLLRGQGEAAADALHRLAVGFVVVTGDSSGRRQLTTTLQNAGSLVAMSAPGARDVWRVAPQNVADGSRSIASSRIVLAVDGQPQSEVRTQAWHSETSVKLPAGAAGRQIWISEGVGWHQHADVRFAGQRLRPVPANGVITYALPASAGTLTIENTNARPRTRAVQLALWALVIFVALPFGNRASRRRAW, encoded by the coding sequence GTGACCCTGACTCTCACCTCTGCCGACGCTGACGGGTCGCTGCACTTCCTCCAGGACGACGGCCCGCGCATCAACGTCACCGCACTGCTGGTGGTCCGTCATGGTGGCGAGCATCTGCAGCGCACTCTCGCCGCGCTCGGTGGGTCGACCCGCAAACCCGATCGACTCGTCCTCATCGACGACACCGACGAGCGCCTTGTGCACGGCCTGCTCGCTGAACATCCGCAGGTCAGGAGCGCTTTCCCCGACGTCTCAGTGGTGACGGTTCCGGCTGATTCCACCTTCGCCGACACCGTCGACATCGCCGTCGAGGCCCTGCCCGAACCGGGCGAGGACGTCGTCGTACCCCGGCGCACCCGCACCCGCGCCGACAAACGTCCGATCAGACCACGCGACCGACACGAGTGGCTCTGGTTGTTGCACGAGGACAACGTGCCCGACGCTGCAGCGCTGGAGGCCCTCATCGCCACCGTCTCACGCAGTAGCCGCATCGGCATCGCCGGCTGCAAGGTGCACGAACTCGATCAGCGGCGGCGCCTGGTCAACGTCGGCCTGGAGGTCACCCGCACCGGACGTCACATCGGCGAACGGATGCAGGGCGAATTCGACCAGGGGCAGCACGACACCCGCAACGACGTGCTGGCCGTCAGCAGCAGCGGCCTGCTGATCCGACGCGATGTCTACGCGACGCTCGGCGGGTTCGACCCCGCCTTCGACGGTGACGGTGACGGACTCGACCTGTGCTGGCGAGCACACCTCACCGGTCACCAGGTCGTGATCGTGCCTGGTGCGGTCGTGCACCAGGACCTCTCGACACAGCGCGCCCAGGACGAACACCGCGACCCCGACCTGCCCGCTCCGCGAAGCACCCGCACCCTGCGCCGCCACCGACAGGTGGCGCTGGCCCGATCGTCCTTGCTCGGGTTGCCGCTGATGAGCGTGTGGATCCTCGTCAGCGGCCTGGTGTTGGGCCTGGCCATGCTGTTGGTGAAGCGTCCGCGTCGTGCGTTCAGCGAACTCGTCCAGGCCACAGCGCCTTTCGGCATCCCTCGCATCATTGGTGCCCGCAGCAGGTTCTTCGGTCGCTCCACCGCTCGCAGGCGTTACCTGCAGCCGCTGTTCGTCGGTACCGCAGCGGCATGGACGAGCGCGCGCGACTCACTGCGGTCGGCGGTCACCCTGCAGGAGACACCCGCCGAACACGATCTGGTCGGCGAAGGCACGGGCGAGACCGGTCCGGTCGACGACGACGCCCAGGAACTCGCGGCGGGCCGCCGGCCGGCCCGCCGTCTGTTGCGCAGCCCCGGACTCTGGGTGCTGCTGGCTGCACTGGTCGTTGCTGGCCTGCAATGGCGAAGGTTGCTCGGCAGCCGGTCGTTCCAAGGGCGCTCCGGGTCGATCGTCGGCGCAGAGCTGCGTCCCTTCGGCACCGACTCCGCGGGCATCTGGCAGCTCTACACCGACCGGTGGACCGGCGCCGGGGTGGGCGGGCTGAACCATCCGGGTGACTACCTGCCCGCGCTGTGGCCGTTCGCCTGGCTGATCGAGAAGATCCCGGGCTTGCACGCAGCCACCAGTGGTCAGACCGCCGTGCTGTGGCTGCTCGCACTCTCCGTCCCGCTGGCGACGATCAGCGCCTACCGGGCCGGCCGCGTCCTGACCCCGCATGCCTGGCCGCGTGCGGTCGTCGCGCTGCTCTGGGCGACGACCGCGGTCGCCACGACCGCATCGGCGCAGGGCCGCCTCGGGGTGGCGGTCGGGCTCGTGCTCGCACCGCTGGCATTCGCGGGTGTTGTGGCCATCGCCCGGCCGCGCGCCACCGCCACCATGACCTTCGCGACGGTTGCGGTGAGTGCCCTCATGGGGCTCTTCGCGCCGCTGCTGCTGGCCTTCAGCACCGCGGCTGCAGTGTTCGTGCTCATCGGTGCATCGGGCTGGGCCCGGCTGCGCGCCCTCGTGGTGGTGCTCGCACCATGGCCGTTGCTCGGTGTGTACGGCTGGCAACTGCTGGACGATCCCCGACGCATCTTCGCCGGCCCCGGCAATCTCGTCACCGGTCCGGTGCCGGACGTCCGGCCCTGGGAGGTGCTGCTGCTGCATCCGGGTGGTCCGGGGTCGTACCCGGTGCTGCTGGGCATCCCGCTGCTCGCGCTTGCCGCTTACGGCCTCCTGCGGGGCCGCCGCCACAAGCTCGTGCTCGCCGCCGCCTTCCTCGGCCTCGCCGGCCTGGCACTCGCGCTGGCCGCACCCGATCTGGTCGTCATGAACGGCGCCACCGGCCCGCGGACGCCGTGGCGTGGCCTGCCGCTGGCCGTCTTCGCGCTGGCTTGCGCAGCCATCGCTCTCAGCGCGCTACCGCCTCGCCTCTTGTCCACCCGGGCCGACCGCGCGACCGTTCATCCCGCGCTGGGCGCGCTCGCCGGGTGCAGCGCCCTTGCTGTCGCGGCGCTCGCCGGTTGGAACGGCGTGGTCGACACGCTGCGTCCGGTGTCGCAGCCGCTGCCGTCGATGGTCCAGAGCCAGTTCACGGGCATCCGCTCAGTGCGTGCGCTCGTGCTCACCGCGGACGCCGACGGCACGGTCAGCTACCGCGTGCAGGGACGCGAGGTGAGCAAGCCGGTCACCGATTTCGATCTGCCCGCGCCCAGCGGTGGCAACCTGACGGCCGTCGCGGTCGGTGATCTGCTGCGAGGTCAGGGCGAGGCAGCCGCTGACGCCCTTCACCGACTCGCTGTCGGCTTCGTGGTCGTCACCGGCGACAGTTCCGGACGGCGACAGCTGACCACCACGCTGCAGAACGCCGGCTCGCTGGTCGCGATGTCCGCGCCGGGCGCGCGAGACGTCTGGCGGGTTGCACCGCAGAACGTCGCTGATGGCAGTCGGTCGATCGCCAGCAGCCGCATCGTCCTCGCCGTCGACGGACAGCCGCAGTCGGAAGTGCGGACTCAGGCATGGCACTCCGAGACCAGCGTGAAACTGCCGGCCGGAGCCGCGGGGCGGCAGATCTGGATCTCCGAGGGTGTGGGTTGGCATCAGCATGCTGACGTGCGCTTCGCCGGCCAGCGCCTTCGTCCGGTGCCCGCGAACGGTGTCATCACCTACGCGCTGCCTGCCTCGGCGGGCACGCTCACCATCGAGAACACCAACGCCCGGCCGCGCACGCGTGCCGTGCAACTCGCTCTGTGGGCCCTCGTCATCTTCGTCGCCTTGCCTTTCGGCAACCGAGCATCGCGTCGCCGCGCATGGTGA
- a CDS encoding DegT/DnrJ/EryC1/StrS family aminotransferase: MSSDPADTVRRLLAERTGTEPGDWYPVFKARYGMEVVFRAIGQTHGTGEVLTQIFTCSTAVTPILAAGMRAAYGDISAASIALDPTTVPVTDATRAVVLQHTFGIVDQPRARALRAVADTAGAVLVEDSAHCVGRLALAEDGSPLADISVHSFGAEKMLPSRFGGAIWINAERCDEHLRRRLAQELGTLRAVTPRIDRTARLYKNQVRVLNRLPGGVATKARSTLARAGLFEPLISTEETTGSLPYAAMAPSPWMLQQIAETLPCLATIEQTRSAAVAVYLETLRDVVQIPESITPDSALVRFPFFVASSELAERLVTKVTEAGFYAGRWYRPALFPGVADPAEYGYRVGDPALATSEDLIARVVNLPTNIITDEARRAAAVVRELLGAG, translated from the coding sequence ATGTCGTCCGACCCCGCCGACACCGTCCGCCGCCTGCTCGCCGAGCGCACCGGCACCGAACCCGGCGACTGGTACCCGGTCTTCAAAGCGCGTTACGGCATGGAGGTGGTGTTCCGGGCGATCGGACAGACCCACGGCACTGGCGAGGTGTTGACCCAGATCTTCACCTGCTCGACCGCGGTCACCCCGATCCTCGCCGCCGGCATGAGGGCGGCGTACGGGGACATCAGCGCCGCCTCCATCGCGCTCGATCCCACCACAGTGCCAGTGACCGACGCGACCAGGGCCGTGGTGCTCCAGCACACCTTCGGGATCGTGGACCAACCTCGGGCACGTGCACTGCGGGCAGTCGCCGACACCGCGGGTGCGGTACTGGTGGAGGACAGCGCACACTGCGTCGGACGCCTGGCCCTCGCCGAGGACGGTTCACCGCTGGCTGACATCTCGGTGCACTCCTTCGGCGCGGAGAAGATGCTGCCGAGCCGTTTCGGCGGCGCGATCTGGATCAACGCGGAGCGCTGCGACGAACACCTGCGCCGGCGGCTGGCCCAGGAACTGGGCACGCTGCGCGCGGTGACCCCACGGATCGACCGCACGGCACGCCTCTACAAGAACCAGGTGCGGGTGCTGAACCGCCTTCCCGGTGGCGTCGCGACCAAGGCCCGCTCGACGCTCGCCCGGGCGGGCCTGTTCGAGCCGCTCATCTCAACCGAGGAAACAACCGGCAGCCTGCCGTACGCCGCGATGGCGCCCTCGCCGTGGATGCTGCAGCAGATCGCTGAGACCCTTCCCTGCCTCGCCACCATCGAGCAGACCCGCTCGGCCGCCGTCGCGGTCTACCTGGAGACCCTGCGCGATGTCGTGCAGATCCCCGAGAGCATCACGCCGGACTCCGCGCTGGTGCGTTTCCCGTTCTTCGTCGCGTCATCCGAACTCGCCGAGCGGCTGGTGACGAAGGTGACCGAGGCCGGGTTCTACGCCGGCCGGTGGTACCGACCCGCACTCTTTCCGGGAGTCGCCGACCCGGCCGAATACGGTTACCGCGTCGGTGACCCGGCGCTGGCAACCAGCGAAGACCTCATCGCCCGCGTGGTGAATCTGCCGACCAACATCATCACCGACGAGGCCCGCCGGGCAGCTGCCGTCGTCCGCGAGTTGCTCGGCGCCGGCTGA
- a CDS encoding DNA-3-methyladenine glycosylase yields the protein MTAQPLTADYAPGRRVPLRAILGGLRHGGGDPTWRQAGDHLWRAAVTPEGPVSLRLHLEPATGGDRVVAQAYGPGADWTLQRLPALLGDHDPIHEFVAHHKVVAECLARQPDWRLGRSGLVIDSLVPAILEQRVTGRQAFAAYRTLVWRFGAPAPGQAAELGLRTPPDVAGWARIPSWEWLRAGVDAQRADTVMRAMAVAPRLQECAELPREQAWRRLRAIPGIGVWTAAEVAQRALGDADAVSYGDYHVAKNIGYVLTGAEVDDHGLAKLLEPYAGHRYRVQYLIAASGLGRPRHGSRLSLPTHLPTRF from the coding sequence GTGACTGCACAACCGCTCACTGCCGATTACGCGCCCGGCCGGCGGGTGCCGTTGCGGGCCATCCTCGGTGGTTTGCGGCACGGTGGAGGCGATCCCACGTGGCGCCAGGCAGGCGATCACCTGTGGCGCGCGGCGGTCACGCCTGAGGGCCCGGTGTCGCTGCGGCTGCACCTCGAACCGGCGACCGGCGGCGACCGGGTGGTGGCGCAGGCCTACGGCCCCGGAGCTGACTGGACGCTACAGCGACTGCCCGCGCTGTTGGGCGATCACGATCCCATCCACGAATTCGTCGCCCATCACAAGGTGGTCGCCGAATGTCTTGCCCGACAACCTGATTGGCGCCTCGGCCGGTCAGGTCTGGTGATCGACTCGTTGGTGCCGGCGATCCTTGAGCAGCGGGTGACCGGCCGTCAGGCGTTCGCCGCGTATCGCACGCTGGTCTGGCGATTCGGCGCCCCGGCGCCCGGCCAGGCAGCCGAGCTGGGGTTGCGCACGCCGCCGGACGTCGCAGGGTGGGCGCGCATTCCGTCCTGGGAGTGGCTGCGTGCCGGGGTCGATGCGCAACGCGCCGACACCGTGATGCGGGCGATGGCGGTCGCGCCGCGTTTGCAGGAGTGCGCCGAACTTCCCCGCGAGCAGGCCTGGCGACGGCTGCGCGCGATTCCCGGCATCGGGGTCTGGACGGCAGCCGAAGTGGCCCAGCGCGCGCTGGGTGATGCCGACGCGGTCAGCTACGGCGATTACCACGTGGCCAAGAACATCGGTTATGTGCTCACCGGCGCCGAGGTCGACGACCACGGCCTGGCGAAGCTGCTCGAGCCGTACGCCGGGCATCGCTACCGGGTGCAGTACCTGATTGCTGCCAGTGGTCTGGGCCGTCCGCGCCACGGGTCTCGGCTCAGCCTGCCGACCCATCTGCCCACGCGCTTCTGA
- a CDS encoding DUF5719 family protein, producing the protein MVSAAALARTVVVCAASAGLVYGTTQVDVRTDWSRAGDDRASRSLSAAMSTTLVCPGPDRPGTPGYEGASQSVTVTTSAAPAALLDETAAGGSMQTTRLPESAGGAPPRSSARPATAGAPLTGAGSVRIVGQGGLATGLAALQHSVEQEETVGGLAATACSQPVTDAWIPLGGNQSGRVSRVVLSNPGSSAVTADVTVIGSKGRVAGKGAAGVVVPPSDRVVVNIGDFDADLANAMVHVTSRGGAVSVSGNDVLMRGETRAGVASAAPIQASTDQVLPLVPVQAGRAGVRVAVPGAATTVRVRAIDATGLVVTDEVADLPGGVTSAVALQGISRGSYAVRVTAEQPVVAAAQTDAATQGPSDISWSTATPAVPALTGSPVPSVSGVRTWLAIFAPDKAATVDVVTIGPGGGNRRLAVAADTPTWVEVTGRDAVWVRVRSGSVHAALSSAGKQGSQPLLEVAGLEPVLVKPAVRDTSAERD; encoded by the coding sequence ATGGTGAGCGCGGCGGCACTGGCGCGCACCGTCGTGGTGTGCGCGGCGAGCGCGGGCCTGGTCTACGGCACGACCCAGGTCGACGTCCGGACCGACTGGTCGCGTGCCGGCGACGACCGGGCATCCCGCTCGCTGTCGGCTGCGATGAGCACCACCTTGGTCTGTCCTGGCCCCGATCGTCCCGGCACACCCGGATACGAGGGCGCCTCGCAGAGCGTCACCGTCACCACCTCGGCTGCTCCGGCAGCGCTGCTGGACGAGACCGCGGCCGGAGGGTCGATGCAGACCACACGTCTGCCTGAGTCTGCCGGTGGTGCGCCGCCTCGGTCGAGTGCGCGTCCTGCCACCGCCGGCGCACCCCTCACCGGTGCGGGCAGCGTCCGGATTGTCGGGCAGGGTGGCCTGGCCACCGGTCTGGCCGCGCTGCAGCACTCCGTCGAGCAGGAGGAGACCGTCGGCGGGCTGGCCGCCACCGCGTGCTCCCAGCCAGTGACGGACGCGTGGATTCCGTTGGGCGGCAACCAATCCGGACGAGTGTCCCGAGTGGTGCTCAGCAATCCAGGATCCTCGGCGGTCACCGCGGATGTGACCGTGATCGGCAGCAAGGGACGGGTGGCCGGCAAGGGCGCCGCCGGGGTCGTGGTGCCGCCCTCTGACCGTGTAGTGGTCAACATCGGTGACTTCGACGCCGACCTGGCGAACGCGATGGTGCATGTGACCTCTCGTGGCGGAGCCGTCTCGGTCTCCGGCAACGACGTGCTGATGAGGGGCGAGACGCGCGCGGGTGTGGCTTCGGCGGCACCCATCCAGGCATCCACCGACCAGGTCTTGCCGCTCGTCCCGGTGCAGGCGGGCCGTGCCGGCGTCCGGGTTGCGGTGCCTGGTGCGGCCACGACCGTGCGCGTGCGTGCCATCGACGCGACGGGGCTCGTGGTCACCGACGAGGTCGCCGACCTTCCCGGTGGCGTGACGAGTGCGGTTGCGCTGCAAGGGATTTCGCGCGGGAGTTATGCAGTGCGGGTGACCGCGGAGCAGCCTGTGGTGGCTGCCGCGCAGACCGACGCTGCCACGCAGGGACCCTCGGACATCTCGTGGTCCACCGCCACGCCCGCCGTGCCCGCGCTCACCGGTTCACCTGTGCCGAGCGTCTCCGGTGTGCGCACCTGGCTGGCGATCTTCGCCCCAGACAAAGCGGCAACTGTCGACGTCGTCACCATTGGTCCCGGCGGTGGCAACCGGCGTCTGGCGGTCGCGGCCGACACCCCGACCTGGGTCGAGGTCACAGGTCGTGACGCCGTCTGGGTGCGGGTCAGATCCGGCTCGGTGCACGCCGCGCTCTCGAGTGCAGGCAAACAGGGTTCGCAGCCGTTGCTGGAAGTGGCCGGGCTCGAGCCGGTGCTGGTCAAGCCCGCGGTGCGCGACACCTCCGCCGAACGCGACTGA
- a CDS encoding coenzyme F420-0:L-glutamate ligase — protein MISVLPVTGVPEITAGADIAEVVLTALAATGQRIEHGDVVVVTSKIVSKALGLIGDPTVDRPDLVLQESTAVVAERTTSTGYTRVVAAKAGPVMAGAGIDSSNSDDDVRLLLPHDPDAAAAELHSTFVDQLGHQDFAVVLSDTSGRAWRSGLTDFALGSHGLMPLEDLRGSADTHGRDLAVTIRNIADEVASAADLVKGKLDRVPAAIVRGLDARFLRPDAPGARTLVRSGASDWFALGRAEAVRDALGVAAGSALSMQIGIESVHPESLTDRVRRAWAATTAPEEDLDEVALDGGSDRWSVLSGDAYLLGRTVARFQVALAGERLQGRVSTRSPGQVELEITERPGS, from the coding sequence GTGATCAGCGTCCTGCCGGTGACCGGCGTGCCGGAGATCACTGCGGGCGCCGACATCGCCGAGGTCGTGCTCACCGCGCTCGCCGCCACCGGGCAGCGCATCGAACACGGCGATGTCGTGGTGGTGACGAGCAAGATCGTCTCCAAGGCGCTGGGGCTCATCGGCGATCCGACGGTGGACCGCCCCGACCTGGTGCTGCAGGAATCCACTGCCGTGGTCGCCGAGCGCACCACCTCCACCGGCTACACCCGGGTGGTTGCGGCCAAGGCCGGCCCGGTGATGGCGGGGGCGGGCATCGACTCCTCCAACTCCGACGACGACGTGCGTCTGTTGCTCCCTCACGACCCGGACGCCGCTGCCGCTGAGTTGCACTCGACCTTCGTCGATCAGCTCGGGCACCAAGACTTCGCCGTCGTCCTCAGCGACACCTCCGGCCGCGCCTGGCGCAGCGGCCTCACCGACTTCGCCCTCGGCTCCCACGGCCTGATGCCCCTGGAGGACCTGCGCGGATCGGCCGACACCCACGGCCGCGACCTCGCGGTGACGATCCGCAACATCGCCGACGAGGTGGCCTCCGCCGCTGATCTGGTGAAGGGCAAGCTCGATCGGGTGCCCGCGGCCATCGTGCGCGGACTCGATGCCCGCTTCCTGCGCCCCGATGCACCCGGCGCCCGCACGCTCGTCCGCTCCGGTGCCAGCGACTGGTTCGCGCTCGGCCGCGCCGAAGCAGTGCGTGACGCCTTGGGCGTCGCGGCCGGATCAGCGCTGTCGATGCAGATCGGCATCGAATCGGTGCACCCCGAAAGTCTGACCGACCGCGTCCGGCGTGCGTGGGCGGCAACGACCGCACCCGAGGAAGATCTGGACGAGGTGGCGCTGGACGGCGGCAGCGACCGTTGGTCGGTGCTCAGCGGTGATGCCTATCTGCTGGGCCGCACCGTGGCCCGCTTCCAGGTGGCCCTGGCCGGCGAGCGCCTGCAGGGTCGGGTGTCCACCCGATCCCCCGGCCAGGTCGAGCTGGAGATCACCGAGCGCCCTGGGTCCTGA
- a CDS encoding polysialyltransferase family glycosyltransferase, whose translation MRCVITGVRSRTHLVHIAAYLRHRLASTDEPLEIAYIGGGQFLGNASVDRQDVTRILPSDARVHITFPEGDARWRHDGDRLTYLSVGAPGIKPWLQLRRASARRKIDVVVTDEGIGTYGDRSTRRDALARQGVGQPWRSVRAFAVDGAARTLTTTRWAMYDKADGWALNEHIADEFRSLTTTVPDGRSDRVVFLAQPWVELGVLDETAYLQHIAQIAQVVGQQGLRLAVRPHPAENTQRYRDYEVLDTSFTAEVDPQIVSAAGVVGGTSTALLNLAALYRLPAARLVVPGLEHLEDDLGTDQRALLDAYLPRATEVGQWGGLQSSM comes from the coding sequence ATGCGTTGCGTCATCACCGGGGTGCGTAGTCGCACCCACCTCGTGCACATCGCCGCCTACCTGCGCCACCGGCTTGCCTCCACCGACGAACCGCTGGAGATCGCCTATATCGGCGGCGGTCAATTCCTCGGCAATGCCAGCGTCGACCGGCAGGACGTCACCCGCATCCTGCCCAGCGACGCACGCGTCCACATCACCTTCCCTGAAGGGGATGCCCGTTGGCGTCATGACGGCGACCGGCTCACCTATCTCTCGGTGGGCGCGCCCGGCATCAAGCCCTGGCTGCAGCTGCGGCGGGCAAGCGCCCGCCGGAAGATCGACGTCGTCGTCACCGACGAAGGCATCGGCACCTACGGTGACCGCTCCACCCGCCGCGACGCCCTCGCGCGCCAGGGTGTGGGGCAGCCGTGGCGATCAGTGCGGGCCTTCGCCGTCGACGGAGCCGCCCGCACCCTCACCACGACCCGTTGGGCGATGTACGACAAGGCCGACGGCTGGGCGCTCAATGAGCACATCGCGGACGAATTCCGTTCGCTGACAACAACGGTGCCGGACGGGCGCTCGGATCGCGTTGTCTTTCTCGCGCAGCCCTGGGTCGAACTCGGTGTGCTCGACGAGACCGCCTATCTGCAGCACATCGCGCAGATCGCGCAGGTGGTGGGCCAGCAGGGGCTACGACTCGCGGTGCGTCCGCACCCGGCCGAGAACACGCAGAGGTATCGCGACTACGAAGTGCTCGACACCTCCTTCACCGCAGAGGTCGACCCGCAGATCGTTTCCGCGGCCGGCGTGGTCGGCGGCACGAGCACGGCGTTGCTCAACCTCGCTGCGCTCTACCGGCTGCCGGCCGCCCGGCTCGTCGTCCCCGGGCTCGAACATCTTGAGGACGACCTCGGAACCGACCAGCGTGCGCTCCTCGACGCGTATCTGCCGCGAGCCACCGAGGTCGGTCAGTGGGGCGGGTTACAGTCGTCGATGTGA
- a CDS encoding WhiB family transcriptional regulator: MQEFSLFAVQAPSDDDGALAWQENALCAQTDPEAFFPEKGGSTREAKKVCIGCEVKADCLEYALANDERFGIWGGLSERERRKLKKRAV, encoded by the coding sequence GTGCAGGAGTTCTCGTTGTTCGCCGTTCAGGCTCCCTCCGACGACGACGGTGCCTTGGCATGGCAGGAGAACGCCCTGTGTGCCCAGACCGACCCCGAGGCGTTTTTCCCCGAGAAGGGCGGCTCCACCCGCGAGGCCAAGAAGGTCTGCATCGGGTGTGAGGTCAAGGCCGACTGCCTGGAGTACGCCCTCGCCAACGACGAGCGCTTCGGTATCTGGGGCGGTCTGTCCGAACGTGAACGGCGCAAGCTCAAGAAGCGAGCCGTCTGA